Proteins encoded together in one Salmo trutta chromosome 3, fSalTru1.1, whole genome shotgun sequence window:
- the LOC115175474 gene encoding AT-rich interactive domain-containing protein 1A isoform X1, translating to MAAQVASAATLNTSPPSELKKPDRDPNEDSILGEKQQENKQSGLERGSPGRGDLQDGADVGNAGGGGEPEMKNGNGNPSRTINNQNDSIGSEGNNHPGMVHHHGSGFPPPSYGYSQHYGRAPFHQHGGQQSPGMAAAAGPAVQSSNMMDPYQPNSHDHGFSNHQFNNYNPFPNRTPYSGQGYGMNPSRNTQAPAAGGQPANVKQQSAGGPTAMAASYNNQRYNMGNPQPTSTPTLNQLLTSPSSTRVYPNYPSSEYSNQEGASKGPTDTGSSGQYGGGNPGWQQRTHHPPPMSPGSTGQSLGRSQPPGAMDPMAKMRGQPYGVGSPYSQQPGQGPPPGAQQGHAYPGQGYGPLSSQRYPVVIQGRTPGAMGGMHYGQQMQSYGQQGPGGYGPQGQGPYYSQQGQASHPGQQQGPYPQVPPGQQGGQTPYPQQSHPSQTSSSHAQGGPPYPQPHMPPQSQGPQPGPSQGPPQSQPPYSQVPAQAQTQSGQPPYPQQQGPPSQPPQQASSQVPAGSQPQLSYPPTQGPQQLSTQQQQPQTPAQPPQQPPGHSQHPQVQPASYSQNPPQQQQQQSQQSPYQRFPPPPQQEISQDSFSSQSSAPPSNQPKSGSEDVSVQGRPSSLPVSPHPTCAKDLSGSIDDLPTGTDGSLSPGVSTSGVSSSQGEQSNLAQSPFSPHTSPHLPGIRGPSPSPAGSPASATTSRTGPLSPATMPVTQMPPRPSSVQSDGSLHPAMSQSPMAQDRGFMQRNPQMPPYGSPQSASPLSPRQASGGQMHPGMGPYQQQNNSMGGYGPQGGQYGPQGYPRQPGYNNMPNANYTGMGNPMNPGPGNPMSGQGGLPYAGIPPGRMPPGQVGVRPYGPNVGPNMPPNMGNMPPQVGSGMCPPPGLNRKAQEAAAVVMQHAATNSIHSRMPGYPNMPPGMMGPGAPYGPPMNNMPGMMNAQGGSPFPMGANMANNSSGLAPSPEFGMDGKMNQGQKMNNKVDGTPKAEPTKSKKSSSSTTTNEKITRLYELGPELERKMWVDRYLGFIEEKAMGMTNLPAVGRKPLDLFRLYVSVKEIGGFAQVSVNKNKKWRELSTNLNVGTSSSAASSLKKQYIQCLYAFECKIERGEDPPPEIITDNKKANQAKVQPPSPAGSGSLQGPQTPQSTSSSMAEGSDLKPPTPASTPHPTQMPTGARSNVALQDPFADGSDPTFPRRNSMTSNSGYQSGMSTPEMPGRMGPGPYEGPGPNKDPFGAMRKVGEQFLPASQGPNSGMAEQQQFNRGPPPGAMGNMSMAQRQQYGPGPYGQGYERRPEQGMGPEGSMGSGAPQPSLMPANADTGMYSPNRYPSQQQPRNDSYGNQYPGHGTPPGGSYPNQQPGMYPQQQQNYKRPVEGGYPPAKRHEGEMYSGPFSAGLQQQQPQQQPGAASAPPAGQPEMYQPQYSSGSFPGTDRRLPGPQGQFPFPFNRERMQATTGPNAQPSMPPQMMQPSPDGPQGGVWQGRGEMNYPGNYPNRQGGPPGGSAQGPGHPGMNRGSEEIMSSEQRMNHEGQWGPGQMGPRQPPYVPGGTGPPMTRTLQSNYQSTQAMQNHIPQVSSPSPMPRGGPMESRTSPSKSPYMHSGVKMQKAGPPVPASHIVPQSVQSPLIRRDMPFPPGSVEATHPVLKPRRRLTTKDIGTPEAWRVMMSLKSGLLAESTWALDTINILLYDDNSISTFNLNLLPGLLELVVEYFRRCLIEIFGILREYEVGDHGQRTLLDPDALDRDWSCTEDEESGLEDIDGEEDDDDEEEEVVVQRSKQPAGTTIEGQAPVKQEDEQELCSERDTLKEKDAEDEEKSFSNFEQPSSSSDPPATPQERPKQASKFDKLPLKMVRKKDPFPAGRATQRGKVQEFDSGLLHWSAGGGDSTEHIQTHFERREEFLVPRERVLVVPTAKRKRLETEMVGDKDNATPTEKDKQKGGGDQRPSQPSSTEKASTTTDTSADGKEGKSEHSDAETEETSQTEEPQSQQENDKPSGPPRQQVPQRVVEDEPHSKDEGPLLTLANWQDALARRCICVSNIVRSLSFVPGNDQEMSKHPGLMLLLGRLVLLHHRHPERKQAPLTYEKEEESDDCLGQRDEWWWDCLSLLRENCLVTLANISGQLDLSIYPESICLPLLDGLLHWAVCPSAEAQDPFPTLGPHSAMSPQRLVLETLSKLSVQDNNVDLVLATPPLGRLEKLYGTLVRLVGERKVAVCREMSVVLLANLAQGDSMAARAIAVQKGSVGNLLGFLEDSLAATQLQQSQSSLLHLQEMHFEPTSNDMMRRAARALHALAKVEENHSEFTLYESRLLDLSVSPLMNSVVSHVICDVLFLIGQS from the exons ATGGCCGCTCAGGTCGCCAGCGCCGCCACTCTCAACACAAGCCCGCCTTCCGAACTAAAGAAGCCGGATCGAGACCCAAATGAGGATTCTATACTGGGGGAAAAGCAGCAGGAAAACAAGCAGTCGGGATTAGAGCGCGGATCTCCGGGCCGGGGGGATCTGCAGGACGGGGCCGATGTTGGAAatgcagggggaggaggggaaccTGAGATGAAGAACGGGAACGGGAACCCGTCCAGGACTATTAATAATCAGAATGATTCCATCGGATCCGAGGGGAATAACCATCCCGGGATGGTACACCACCATGGGTCCGGTTTTCCTCCACCTTCTTATGGATACAGTCAACACTACGGCCGGGCCCCTTTTCATCAACATGGCGGACAACAAAGCCCTGGCATGGCAGCTGCTGCAGGTCCAGCCGTGCAGTCGAGCAATATGATGGACCCATATCAACCCAATTCACACGACCATGGCTTTTCTAACCACCAGTTTAACAATTACAATCCATTCCCGAACAGAACTCCCTATTCTGGCCAAGGATACGGCATGAACCCCTCGCGTAATACCCAGGCTCCGGCAGCTGGGGgacagccagctaacgttaagcAGCAATCGGCAGGAGGACCCACAGCAATGGCTGCATCGTACAACAATCAGAGATATAATATGGGGAATCCACAGCCAACGTCTACCCCAACCCTCAACCAGCTCCTAACCTCTCCAAGCTCCACGCGGGTATATCCAAATTACCCATCTAGTGAATATAGTAATCAGGAAGGAGCTAGTAAGGGACCAACAGACACGGGCAGTAGCGGTCAGTATGGAGGGGGGAATCCGGGTTGGCAACAAAGGACCCATCATCCGCCGCCTATGAGCCCTGGAAGTACAGGGCAATCCCTAGGTAGAAGCCAG CCCCCAGGTGCAATGGATCCGATGGCTAAAATGAGAGGCCAGCCGTACGGGGTGGGCAGTCCATACTCCCAACAGCCTGGGCAGGGGCCTCCCCCAGGAGCCCAGCAGGGTCATGCATACCCAGGCCAAGGCTACGGTCCACTTAGCTCCCAGAGATACCCGGTGGTCATTCAGGGCCGCACCCCTGGGGCTATGGGAGGCATGCATTACGGGCAGCAG ATGCAATCTTATGGACAGCAGGGACCAGGAGGCTATGGGCCTCAGGGCCAAGGGCCCTACTACAGCCAACAGGGCCAGGCTTCACACCCAGGCCAGCAGCAAGGGCCCTACCCCCAGGTACCTCCAGGACAGCAGGGTGGTCAGACACCCTACCCTCAGCAGTCCCACCCTTCACAGACGTCATCCTCACATGCCCAGGGTGGGCCGCCCTATCCGCAGCCCCATATGCCCCCCCAGTCCCAGGGCCCGCAGCCAGGTCCATCCCAAGGGCCCCCGCAGTCTCAGCCTCCCTACTCCCAAGTCCCGGCCCAGGCTCAAACCCAGTCTGGTCAGCCTCCTTACCCCCAGCAGCAGGGGCCTCCCAGCCAGCCACCACAGCAGGCCAGCTCCCAGGTCCCAGCAGGGTCGCAGCCCCAGCTTAGCTATCCACCCACGCAGGGCCCACAGCAGCTCTCCACACAACAGCAGCAACCCCAGACACCCGCTCAACCCCCTCAGCAACCACCAGGTCACAGCCAGCATCCACAGGTCCAGCCTGCATCCTACTCCCAGAATCCtccacagcaacaacaacaacagtcacAGCAGTCACCTTACCAACGCTTCCCTCCTCCACCACAGCAG GAGATATCCCAGGACTCGTTCAGTTCCCAGTCTAGTGCCCCTCCCTCCAACCAGCCCAAAAGTGGCTCAGAGGACGTCAGCGTGCAAGGCCGGCCGTCCAGCCTACCGGTGAGTCCTCACCCAACCTGTGCAAAG GATCTCTCAGGCTCCATCGATGACCTGCCCACGGGCACGGATGGCTCTCTGAGTCCTGGCGTGAGCACTTCAGGTGTGTCAAGCAGCCAGGGCGAGCAGAGCAACCTGGCCCAGTCGCCCTTCTCGCCCCACACCTCTCCCCATCTGCCAGGCATCCGAGGGCCCTCGCCATCGCCCGCCGGCTCCCCTGCCAGTGCCACCACCTCCCGCACGGGACCCCTCTCACCCGCCACAATGCCAG TGACCCAGATGCCCCCTAGACCATCGAGTGTACAGTCTGACGGGAGTCTGCACCCCGCCATGAGCCAGTCTCCCATGGCCCAGGACAGAG GGTTCATGCAGAGAAACCCCCAGATGCCCCCCTACGGCTCACCACAGTCTGCCTCTCCCCTGTCACCCCGACAGGCCTCTGGAGGCCAGATGCACCCTGGGATGGGACCTTATCAGCAGCAGAACAACTCCATGGGGGGCTACGGACCTCAGGGTGGGCAGTATGGCCCACAAG GTTATCCCCGGCAACCTGGATACAACAACATGCCCAATGCCAACTACACTGGCATGGGCAACCCCATGAACCCTGGCCCTGGCAACCCCATGTCTGGGCAAGGGGGGCTGCCGTATGCAGGCATCCCCCCTGGTAGAATGCCTCCGGGCCAGGTGGGAGTGCGTCCCTATGGCCCCAACGTGGGGCCCAACATGCCACCCAACATGGGTAACATGCCACCTCAGGTGGGCTCAGGGATGTGCCCTCCCCCCGGCCTCAACCGGAAGGCCCAGGAGGCTGCAGCTGTAGTCATGCAACACGCTGCTACCAACTCCATACACAGCAG GATGCCTGGCTACCCCAACATGCCCCCTGGCATGATGGGCCCTGGCGCCCCCTATGGCCCTCCCATGAACAATATGCCTGGCATGATGAACGCGCAGGGCGGCTCGCCTTTCCCTATGGGGGCCAACATGGCCAATAACTCCAGTG GTTTGGCCCCAAGTCCAGAGTTTGGTATGGATGGGAAAATGAACCAGGGCCAGAAGATGAACAACAAAGTGGATGGAACACCGAAAGCGGAACCGACTAAATCCAAG AAGTCGAGCTCTTCCACGACAACCAACGAGAAGATCACCCGTCTGTACGAGCTGGGCCCCGAGCTCGAGAGGAAGATGTGGGTGGACCGCTACCTGGGCTTTATCGAGGAAAAAGCCATGGGCATGACCAACCTGCCTGCTGTGGGCCGCAAGCCCCTAGACCTCTTCAGACTCTACGTCTCGGTCAAGGAGATTGGAGGCTTCGCACAGGTCAGT GTGAACAAGAACAAGAAGTGGCGTGAGCTGTCCACCAACCTGAACGTTGGCACATCAAGCAGCGCCGCCAGCTCCCTGAAGAAGCAGTACATCCAGTGTCTGTACGCCTTCGAGTGCAAGATCGAACGCGGGGAGGACCCCCCTCCTGAGATTATCACTGACAACAAGAAAGCCAACCAGGCCAAGGTCCAGCCACCCTCCCCAG CTGGATCAGGTTCTCTCCAGGGCCCTCAGACCCCCCAGTCCACCAGCAGCTCCATGGCCGAGGGCAGCGACCTCAAGCCCCCCACACCTGCCTCCACCCCACACCCCACCCAGATGCCAACCGGGGCCAG GAGCAATGTGGCGCTGCAGGACCCATTTGCTGACGGTAGTGACCCTACTTTCCCCAGAAGGAACTCCATGACCTCTAACTCTGGCTACCAGTCTGGCATGAGCACCCCAGAGATGCCAGGTCGCATGGGTCCAGGGCCCTATGAGGGTCCAGGGCCTAACAAAGACCCCTTTGGTGCCATGCGGAAAG TTGGGGAGCAGTTCTTGCCTGCCAGTCAGGGTCCTAACAGTGGGATGGCTGAGCAGCAACAGTTTAACCGTGGGCCTCCACCAGGTGCTATGGGGAACATGTCGATGGCTCAGAGACAGCAGTATGGACCAGGCCCTTACGGACAAGGCTACGAGAGGAG GCCAGAGCAGGGGATGGGTCCAGAGGGCAGCATGGGATCTGGTGCACCGCAGCCAAGCCTGATGCCTGCCAACGCCGACACAGGGATGTACTCGCCAAACCGCTACCCATCACAGCAGCAGCCACG GAATGATTCCTATGGTAATCAATATCCTGGCCATGGTACTCCCCCTGGTGGTTCCTATCCCAATCAACAGCCAGGAATGTACCCACAGCAACAACAG AACTACAAGCGTCCCGTGGAAGGGGGCTACCCACCAGCGAAGCGTCACGAGGGGGAGATGTACAGCGGGCCCTTCAGTGCAGGGCTGCAGCAGCAACAACCGCAGCAGCAGCCAGGGGCGGCCTCTGCACCCCCTGCTGGCCAGCCAGAGATGTACCAACCACAGTACAGCAGCGGCTCCTTCCCCGGCACTGACCGCCGCCTGCCTGGTCCCCAGGGCCAGTTCCCCTTCCCCTTCAACAGAGAGCGCATGCAGGCCACCACTGGGCCCAACGCCCAGCCCTCCATGCCCCCTCAGATGATGCAGCCAAGCCCTGACGGCCCCCAGGGTGGTGTGTGGCAGGGCCGCGGGGAGATGAACTATCCCGGCAATTACCCCAACCGGCAGGGTGGCCCCCCAGGGGGCTCAGCCCAGGGACCCGGACACCCCGGCATGAACCGCGGTTCGGAGGAAATTATGTCATCGGAGCAGCGCATGAACCACGAGGGCCAATGGGGGCCAGGTCAGATGGGCCCTCGGCAGCCCCCTTACGTCCCTGGAGGGACGGGCCCGCCCATGACCCGCACCCTGCAGTCCAACTACCAATCCACTCAGGCCATGCAGAACCACATTCCACAGGTGTCCAGTCCCTCCCCCATGCCCCGCGGGGGCCCCATGGAGAGCCGGACGTCGCCCAGTAAATCTCCCTACATGCACAGTGGCGTCAAGATGCAAAAGGCAGGGCCCCCGGTCCCTGCCTCTCACATAGTGCCCCAGTCTGTGCAGTCCCCTCTGATCCGTAGAGATATGCCCTTTCCCCCAGGCTCAGTGGAGGCCACCCACCCTGTCCTAAAACCACGCCGACGCCTCACCACGAAAGATATCG GGACCCCAGAGGCTTGGAGGGTGATGATGTCCCTCAAGTCTGGACTGTTGGCTGAGAGCACGTGGGCCCTCGACACCATCAACATCCTCCTGTATGACGACAACAGCATCTCCACCTTCAACCTCAATTTG CTGCCTGGCCTGCTGGAGCTGGTGGTGGAGTACTTCCGGCGCTGCCTCATCGAGATCTTCGGCATCCTGCGCGAGTACGAGGTGGGCGACCACGGCCAGAGGACTCTACTGGATCCTGACGCCCTGGACAGAGACTGGAGCTGCACGGAAGATGAGGAATCAGGGTTAGAGGACATAGACGGAGAGGAGGATGACGACGATGAGGAAGAAGAAGTGGTGGTGCAGCGTTCAAAACAGCCGGCCGGGACGACAATCGAGGGACAGGCTCCGGTGAAGCAAGAGGATGAGCAGGAGTTGTGCTCAGAACGGGACACTCTGAAAGAGAAGGACGCTGAAGATGAGGAGAAGAGCTTCTCTAACTTTGAGCAGCCCAGCTCTTCATCGGACCCCCCTGCTACCCCCCAGGAGAGACCCAAACAAGCTAGCAAGTTCGACAAGCTCCCCCTGAAGATGGTAAGGAAGAAGGATCCGTTTCCGGCAGGCAGGGCAACCCAGAGAGGAAAAGTGCAGGAGTTTGACAGTGGGCTGCTCCACTGGAGCGCCGGTGGGGGAGACAGCACAGAACACATCCAGACCCACTTCGAGAGGAGGGAGGAATTTCTGGTCCCACGAGAACGAGTGCTGGTCGTCCCAACAGCCAAGAGGAAAAGGCTAGAAACAGAGATGGTGGGGGACAAGGACAATGCTACCCCCACAGAGAAAGACAAGCAGAAAGGTGGAGGAGATCAGAGGCCCTCCCAGCCATCATCCACAGAGAAGGCCTCAACAACAACCGACACCTCAGCCGACGGTAAGGAGGGGAAGTCCGAGCACTCAGACGCTGAGACAGAGGAAACGTCACAGACGGAAGAGCCCCAGAGCCAGCAGGAGAACGACAAACCGAGCGGCCCTCCTCGTCAACAAGTCCCCCAGCGTGTGGTGGAGGACGAGCCTCACAGCAAGGACGAGGGCCCACTGCTTACGCTGGCTAACTGGCAGGACGCTCTAGCCCGCCGCTGCATCTGCGTCTCCAACATCGTGCGCAGCCTCTCCTTCGTGCCTGGCAACGACCAGGAGATGTCCAAACACCCTGGCCTCATGCTGCTGCTGGGTCGCCTAGTGCTGCTGCACCACCGCCACCCTGAGAGGAAGCAGGCCCCGCTCACCTACGAGAAGGAGGAGGAGTCTGATGACTGCCTTGGCCAGAGGGACGAATGGTGGTGGGACTGCCTGTCGCTGTTGAGGGAGAACTGCCTGGTCACTCTTGCCAACATCTCTGGCCAGCTGGACCTCTCCAtctaccccgagagcatctgccTTCCGCTGCTGGATGGCCTCCTCCACTGGGCGGTGTGCCCTTCGGCCGAGGCCCAGGACCCCTTCCCCACGTTGGGGCCCCACAGCGCAATGTCCCCCCAGAGACTGGTCCTGGAGACTCTCAGTAAGCTGAGCGTCCAAGACAACAATGTGGACCTGGTCCTGGCCACGCCGCCGTTGGGTCGGTTAGAGAAGCTGTATGGGACCTTGGTGCGGCTGGTTGGGGAGAGAAAGGTGGCCGTCTGCAGGGAGATGTCGGT